A stretch of the Aegilops tauschii subsp. strangulata cultivar AL8/78 chromosome 4, Aet v6.0, whole genome shotgun sequence genome encodes the following:
- the LOC109741688 gene encoding NADPH-dependent aldehyde reductase-like protein, chloroplastic translates to MWRMARVARCGTRHGTCAGLDANTYAKREHSCGLTRTSVSLSGGSLEEKRLATTFVCAAPHILVANAGVIDDKYPSRVDTTTADIDRAFVVKTRGTFLCLREAANRMPHGGGGRIVALTTSVVGSLRTGYSAYTASKAAVEAMVRTMAKELKGTRITANCVAPGPTATDMFFAGKSDETVRETVETNPMERLGEVGDIAPVVGFLCTDAAEWINGQVIWVNDGICFTQTIFLNLSNHYKDVLY, encoded by the exons ATGTGGCGCATGGCGCGTGTGGCCCGTTGTGGCACACGACATGGCACATGTGCTGGACTGGACGCAAATACATATGCCAAGAGGGAACATTCCTGTGGGCTGACGAGGACATCGGTTTCGTTAAGTGGGGGGTCACTAGAGGAAAAACGGCTAGCAACAACTTTCGTTTGTGCCGCGCCGCACATCCTTGTTGCCAACGCCGGCGTGATCGACGACAAGTACCCGTCCCGCGTCGACACCACCACGGCGGACATCGACCGTGCCTTCGTCGTGAAGACACGCGGCACGTTCCTCTGCCTCCGCGAGGCCGCCAACCGCATGCCCCACGGCGGAGGCGGCCGGATCGTGGCTCTGACGACGTCCGTGGTTGGGTCGCTCCGGACGGGGTACTCTGCTTACACGGCGTCCAAGGCGGCCGTGGAGGCCATGGTGCGGACGATGGCCAAGGAGCTCAAGGGCACGCGGATCACGGCCAACTGCGTGGCGCCGGGGCCAACGGCCACGGACATGTTCTTCGCCGGGAAGAGCGACGAGACCGTGAGGGAGACCGTGGAGACCAACCCGATGGAGCGGCTCGGGGAGGTCGGCGACATCGCGCCGGTGGTCGGGTTCCTCTGCACCGACGCCGCTGAGTGGATCAACGGGCAGGTCATTTGGGTCAATGACGG GATATGTTTTACTCAAACAATATTCCTAAATCTCAGTAACCACTACAAGGATGTACTCTACTAA